One Pseudochaenichthys georgianus chromosome 4, fPseGeo1.2, whole genome shotgun sequence DNA window includes the following coding sequences:
- the cist1 gene encoding uncharacterized homolog gives MTAAMHLTVLVSLFAVTFCQDSSISSLAKPVTEITTSAAHHTSLAAEKNSASVAATTNTELPPSTTLQITTAVTTQTQSTASLQTSSQTPNRTEETHPSVTSPQTTTTNTTSNETVSHEVTLPPASDSTNVTAASTVNTTSQGLSPEWTKAVLERNPGLVAILCIFSIVLILLLVVVILKCTKSRRSNFERLEDVPMSKVNEASPFAQYSK, from the exons ATGACTGCAGCAATGCACCTCACTGTGCTGGTGTCCCTGTTTGCAGTGACTTTCTGTCAAG ACTCCTCCATTTCCTCCTTAGCCAAACCGGTGACCGAGATAACCACAAGTGCTGCTCACCACACAAGTTTGGCTGCAGAGAAGAATAGTGCCAGTGTGGCAgccaccaccaacacagaacTGCCTCCTTCAACAACACTACAGATTACCACTGCAGTCACTACACAAACACAATCCACAGCATCACTGCAGACTTCTTCACAAACTCCCAACAGGACAGAGGAAACTCATCCCAGTGTCACTTCTCCTCAGACAACCACAACCAACACCACGTCTAACGAGACAGTTTCCCACGAAGTGACACTCCCACCAGCATCAGACTCAACAAACGTCACTGCAGCCTCCACTGTAAACACAACCAGCCAAG GTCTTTCACCTGAATGGACAAAAGCTGTCTTGGAGAGAAATCCTGGCCTCGTTGCCATACTCTGCATCTTCTCTATTGTCCTTATCCTTCTGCTAGTTGTTGTCATCCTAAAATGTACCAAATCACGAAGATCCAACTTCGAGAGGCTTGAAGACGTGCCGATG AGCAAAGTGAACGAGGCATCTCCGTTTGCCCAGTACTCAAAATGA